Within the Cyprinus carpio isolate SPL01 chromosome B18, ASM1834038v1, whole genome shotgun sequence genome, the region ACAGTCCTGCTGTGGTTTTAAAGGCAATAATGTTCTTCACAAACTTGagtaaaaacacataatattgtgtttaaaatataacacaacatCAACTTCtcatttactgaactgttgtataaaatcacatttaaactcgTGAAATTCTggacaaaaacagcactcgtGATACTGCTCTCCCTGCTGGTGTGATATCATGTGATATTAATATGAGACAAAAACCCATACGGGCATTTTTTGCACCAATAACTTGAATTTTAAGGCATAACTGCGTTTATGGTTTTGTTGCCCTGGATCATGTTTGTCATCAGTCAACTCAGATGAggtacaggtctgggggcggggccagtgcgtttaactgcattaaaatattttaattgcgtaattttttcataactaattaagttaacgtgttaaactgacagccctaatctaTCTATAGTGTATATTCTATAGTGTCTGGCTCTTTGTTCCAGTTGTGTCCCTGCGTGAGAACAGCTGAACTGATCTGGGCAGAGATTCTGTGACCGGTCGCACTATTTCTTGCCAAAAGCATACTTTGTGTTAATTAGGTGCTTGGGCATTTTATACTGTAGATACATTTAATCACTGTACAGTTAATTCATTTCTCCCTGACAGCagtttgtggttataaaaaccTTGCCTCATTATCATTACATATCTGCCTTTCTATCCGTCTCGctcatcttctctctgtctgGTTTGATAATGCTGGGATCCTGGTGATGTCAGCGGTTTGTGTCAGAACAACACCTTCCTCATCcactctgttctctctctctctcacacacagacacacacttctcTGCCACCTTAAAGAGATGCAGTTCATTTCTGTGACACACTTTACCCTGTGTAACCTCGGTCTGTGTCTGTCCTTCATCTGTCTGCTTGGCCGGTCACTGCTGTCCTCCGtcctcaatcctctcctcagatTGCCTCCTCACATCTCTGTCTGGCCGCGCCGATGGGCTTTTTATGAGCCTCTTCCATCAGGTAGCTGATCCACTTCATACTCTGCAGTGAAGCAGGGTTAAAGGTCACCGCTGGCCACTTTGACCACACCGCTGAtctctctgatctctctctcgGCTCTCAAGCTTAAGAAAAGCTGCAGTTATTATCTGGCAGAATATCACAAACATGACCTTCCAGGTGGAGAAGGTTGTATCAGAATTTCTGCATCACTTAGAGACAAATAAACTTTTACACCCTTTACAATTTGGCTTTAGACATACAGAACACTCTACAGAAACAGCTACTTgcttattattagaaaatattaagcGGTCACTTGATAAAGGATTGTAGTACTCCTGGATCTGAAAAAGGTGTTAGATGATAGCCTGACTGAACTCAACCGCACACGCCAAGAAGGGAAGGACTTTAGGGCTCAGGAGGAGAGGGCTAactaactaacaaacaaacaaacccaaaaaaaacacagaaaacaaacggAGGTGGACACGCAAATAAACTTCTTTTGTAGGTCTGTCGGTTTTTGTTCTATCATGGTTCTGCTGCACGTAGCACAAGGACTACACCggaccactgagccacaggacaGACTACACTTTAAATACCAGACTAAACGAGGGTACTTgacgagacacacctgaaccaaacaAGAGAGAAACCAGGTCACGAGGAGCACATGGGACAGAAAACACAACAGTCCCTGTGCCCTTGTGTACAGCTTCTGAGAGACAGCAGGGGAGCACTAGATCCACTGCTGGAGGAAACTCTAACGTTATACTTCATTGCTCAGACTGTTCTCTCAGTGAAAGGTGTACAGTTCTGGAATTCATTGCCTGACTATTTAAAATCTATTGAAAATTACAGTAACTTTAAAAAAGCCACAAAATCTTGGTTGATACAGCAACAAACTTATATTCATGTTTAGTGTACTTACTAGGCTACTTACATAGTAGATTTGTGtacttcttgttgtttttttgtaactgCCCTCCTAGAGACAAGTGTTAGAAATTAGCTTCAGCTACAATCATTATGATACATGCATGGGATGATTGTTATTTGGGTttctatatatctctatatattaaaatatttttaaaaatgatggaAAGAGGCtcatgttgaactttattcttggaGTGCTATGCATTGAATAAAAActgtctctatttttttttttttttttttaagttactgtACATAATCCACTTCATCTGCTATAAATCCATGCAAGTGTCCACATAAGAAGCATAAGTGTCCGGCTCCATTTTCAACTTATCCAACATTTTCAACTCTTCAACTACGCAAATCTTGCTGCTCAGTAAGTCCAGCTGTAGTCGATGTCAGCTGTTTGAAaggtttttaaccttttaaaatcGTTAGGCAGAAGGCCTACACAATACTCAGTAATAAcgttatgttatgttacattatgttaaatgcattgcattggGGAATACAGTATCACATGCCCTGTATGCTCTGTCCTGCACATTTGATGTAGGTCATCCAAATATTAATGCATACATTACATGCATTATTCATTATACATACACTATACTGCAGAAACAGTGAGAGAAATGTGCAATTCAGAACCACATAGCCAACATCTTCCCAGTCTTGTTTGccaatagaaatatttaaaacatccaCAGCATGCAGACACTCAGAATCTGTTTCTGAAACACGAGTGAATCTCAGATGAAGTACAGCATTACTTATTGTTACTCTCCCGCGTGTAAGTGTTCTCAGAGGAGCTGAGGGCTGGGCTCTGCTTGTGAAGTACAGCTGTTTCTTATCAATCTGTGGTTGCAGTCTAATGGTTAAGATTAGTAACAAAAAGGTTACGACTTGAGAATTTGAGGCAGTTTTAGACgaattcagaaataaatgttaGGGTTTGAAAAATAGAGACAGAACTGGAGGTGTTCAAACCTGCAAAGATGCTCTTATAATGATGATTTTCTGACACGGCTTCCGTGTTCACAGTCCAGTTAAATACAGCTAGAGATTGTGCCTCATTATGCAACacagtaagctattttctgtgtgaCTGCAGTCTTCCTATTCACACGATATGTAgctaaataactagaagaataaccaaaagtgcattaaacattaaatcaaactgcgctacaaaccagtgtgtttataattacaacaatacattaaaataattagaaatatttaagcagcacaatggATTGTTTTGCACAAGTAAAATACCTTAAAGTGACACACATTCAAGTTACAGGCCTCTCTTGTGTAAAAATACAGTGGATAGAGCACCACAGTTAGTAATGGCAGAAACAACACTTTCGTCCCTATCTCTGTGTTACAGGATGTGTTCAAGGCTATCaggaaaacagaaagagagatgaCTCGTTCAAAGTGACTTCTATACTAGGTCTAGCctatatatttttgcttataagctGTAGTGTGAACATGACTTGTTCACACctgttatttaatatgtttatcaATTCCAAACACTGACTGTGTGAACGCAGAAAAGGTCCTCAGTTTATAATCACATATGATTTTTCTCTGTGAAGCCTGAGCTGACGGATCATCAGTTCTGACAGCACAGTGGCCTTCTTGCTTTGTGCAGCACAATGCATATAGTCTACTATTGATCTAGAGAATTGCTGTAGAAATTGGATTAGAAATGGTCGGACTGAATTTGTCTTCTAACACAGCTGATGATGACTGGATAACAGGGTAATGTGTCTGAGAAATGCTTTCAGGACAAGATTGCATTTTTCAGTGTTCTTCTCTGAGCAGTAAGTGGCCCTTTTATTGTCAATACTTGATCATACTCATAGTCAGCATTCAGGCTGTGGCTGAAAGCAGAAGCACAAAGCTAATAAGAGAACATATTAAATTTACAGCATCttgaatgcatttatgaaatgtaagtcactttggttAAAAGCGGCTGCTAAATGCACAAGATGTTGGGAATCAGGGTTGATTAGACGTAAAACAccataagagaaaaaaatgaaaatgctggcattgttttgtgtgtgtttaaaggaggcgtggctttggagagtaaTTTGCAGAGAGGGTGGGATCTTATCTTTTTtcacactatggaagtcagtggctaccatccactgtttgcttaccaacattctttaaaataactttagaattttaaattttgggtgaaatatccctttaaaaccgTAAACCACATGATGGCCCTTCTGGAAATATTACAGTAGCTGTATATGTCCGGTGTTGAGGAGTAACTAGTTACACATAACAGACTTACATCATTTgatcataaatgtaaatgcaatccgttagttactgagaaaaaagattgtagaacataatttatttgcacAATTAAATAACTTGCAAATTGTAAATGGACTGAAGCCAAAAGTCAATTATTCAGTTACTATTAGGAAAACATTTATTCACTTTGTgttaagttttgtgtttttgtctacCCACCCTTAGATTAAGAAAagatgaacattttttaaatatggaatTTCCATTTCATATTGATATAAACCAGGCCTgtcaatacagtaaaataatcatgattattatcATACTTTTCATTAAGTCTTCAGAAAGCAGAAGAAAAACTGAAACCAAATTAGTATTAGAAGtgaagtaactagtaaagtaacattaCTCTTTGATTTAGAAGGAAacatctgagttactttttcaaataactaactccagttactttgtttccatgtattgagtgacagctctggtgttgccatggtgacagaaatcaggagtaagagcagagtgttgtgtgtgaacatgatcttactgtagttctagactaaatatgaacatgtgtttactcatctcacctgcacaaaaacacattcagtgctccttaaaatcaataaaaacagtcaaatacaaaCTTGTGATACAACGCAAATGTGTactaataagatattttaaatattctttatgtatttaatcctattttattaaccagtgtctcACTGCTGACCTTCCggtgatccaattcaaccatactaatgagcaaaaattactttagataaacataacatttgggttatttatttatttagctgaagAGTGTTGGACTTTTTCTTCTCTTGTGTTGAACTGTACAGACTTGAATTAACATTTCCCTGAGCCTGAGGCGTATTCATTTTAACTTTGCTGTGAAAAGGCTGTGACATctgccaaaaatagaactttaTATGTGACtttgcagcacaaaagcagtcataagtagcacaggtatatttgtagcaatagacaacaatacattgtatgactcaaaattatacatttttcttttatgccaaaaatcattaggatattaagtaaagatcatgttccatgaagatattttgtaaatcccataccgtaaatatatcaaatatacttAGTTTTtgacacatatataaaaaaaaaaaaaaaaaaaaaaaaaaaaaacaagcaagctCTGTCCAGATTTTAATAGTagcgcaaaagtaatgtaacacattactttccataaaaggtaactaagtaacataattagttacttttttaatattgtaacgcaatattgtaatgcattacttttaaaagtaactatcCCCAACAGAGCGAGTGTTCAGTGAACAGTGGCTCAGAAAGCTGTGCCTTGATCCTCCTGCACTCACTCCTCTGTAAAGCTTTGTTCCTTCTGTTTGGCTGTGTCTCCTCGCTCCTCCTCTCTCATTCTCCCCCCGTCTCCTCTGTGTGAAGCTCTAAATGCTGTGACAGGAGATGGAGGAGGAGGCATGTTCGTGCCTCGGCAGGCCTGACGGAGTCTGCGTGGCATTGTCAGGCCTCTTCCTTCCTGCAAACACAGTGAAAGTCCACCGCTGCAAACATGAGCATGTAGAAGCACGCTTGCTGACTGCCGAATTAATCCATttatcgacacacacacacacacacacacacacacacacacacacacacacagagagagagagagagagagagagagagagagagagtcctctGAATACAAACTCACACACCTTTACAAAGAAATCCAATGACACAGGTGGCTCATTGTAGGCGGCTGGCACAAATGTTGCTTATGCTTGACTGATGTAATACACAAGAACATTCCATCACTCTTTCTAAGTACACAGAGCTAAATAAAAAGAAGCCATGACTCAACCATCCATCAAAACAGAAACAGCAATGCCAAAAGCCATACATACGTCCAGATGAAAGCAAACCAAAATGGCTTTTAAGATAGATTTGCTCAATTAAGACCCTTGAACGCTCAGAATAGAGAGCGCTTCAGAAGTCATGGAAAACCCCAAGCAACACAGCAGCTCGTATTCATATAGATCTGAACACATCCCATCCAATCAGACTCCAGAAGATCTCAGAGACCCTGCCTGCGATGTAAGTTCCCGGGCCGCCTGCCATCAGTAACCATTCTGCTTTTGTTCACTTCACAAAGAGTGGCTAGGAGAAGTCTGGGAGGAAAAGAAAATGCAGCTTTATTTACTCCTCGCTCGTTCCTCTTCCCGTCTTGTTCTTTCCTGCGAGAGGGACAAAGAGTCTGATATCTATGGGCTTGAACTAGATGGGTGTGAAGAGACTAAAGTCAGACAGGACAGAAGACAGAACAAAAGACAGAGTAATGGAGCGAGAAAGCAGAATAAGAGGAACCTCTGGGGATTTAGACTGAAGGACAGTCATTTAAAGCACTTCATGCAACATACAGTAGACGACTTCAATTACTTGAGTCATGttgcagttttaaatgttttttaactaAATGATCCAGCTATAACAATGAAaagaaagaactttttttttttgacagaaatctctgacacagaagactggagtaatgctgttggaaattcagctttgcatcagagcaaTACATTACATTTGAACAGACTCACATAGACAActgcaattttactgtatttttgatcaaataaatgcagccttagtgagcaaaagagacttatttcagaaacatataaaaatctgaattattccacACTTTTGACCAGTATTGCTTAAACgacatgttttcaaaaatatgataattaatcagaagtaaaaaacaaacaaacaaacaaaaaaaacaatacatacaataCTATTCTATTCTTCTGCAACCCACCATTTTTTGGTAGACCTGATAATAAAGAGCCGTTAATGTACTTTTCATTTAGGTCTCTGTATTTGTTTTAGCTTTAAATACTACAGATCATTAAagagtaatgcattacagtatttatCGACTATTTAAAACATGGCTATGAGAGTGCCTTCATAATTCATGGGCTGATATTCTTTTGAGTCACACATCTGTACAGTAACAGCAGAATACACATCAATTCACAAACACATCTCGGATGCTTTAAAAGTACAGGTAGACaattaataatgacaaaatatctACAGTATAGTGCATCTTAACTATTCACTGAGAACACAACAGATCACAGAGACGTCGTTCCAGCGTCTTCAACTAAAACACCAGTGCTTGTTATATTCAGACTGTTAAACAGTTAGTGAACGTTCATTCAGTAAATCACATTCgatgaaaacattaaaagcaaCACAGGAGGAGTAACACTGACCGGAGTGCAGTTCCATGATTTACAATACTGTACACTAccaagtttttgaacagtaggatttttcatgttttttaaagaagtctcttctgctcaacaagcctgcatttatttgatccaaaatacagcaaaagtagaaatattgtgaaatgtttttaactatttaaaatatctgttttctgtgtgaatatctgttaaagtgtaatgtatttctgtgatgcgcagctgtattttcagcatcattactccagtcttcagtgtcacatgatcttcagaaatcattctaatatgatgatttgctgctcaataaacatttctaattattaatattaacatcgattttttttttcaagattctttgatgaataaagatccaaagatcagcattcacccaaaataaaaagcttttgtaacatttacatataatgtaaattatagaaattaatcattttatttagcaagcatgctttaatttgtcattcataatgtcacaaaatatttctatttcagatacaagctgttcttctgaactttctattcatcaaagaaaaattcTACTCGGCTGTTTTCAACgtcataagcagcaaattagaatattagaatgatttctgaaggatcatgtgactggaggaatgatgctagaaattcagctttgaaatccaggaataaattgcatttttaaatatattttaaaaaaaagatgttattttaaattgtaaaaacatttcaaaattttacagcttttgctgtattttggatcaaataaaaatgcaggctcagtgagcagaagagacctctttaagaaacattaaaagCGTACTGTTCAGAAACGTTTGCCTGGTAGAGTTCATCTATAACGCATCGGAAGCAAAGGGAAGGTCAGTCTCGGTTGTCCCCATTCTGGACGCTCTCCGGCAGGCTGCTCAGTGCCGTCTCCTCGCTCTTGGACTGCAGGGGGTGGTCTCCTTTCCTGGAGGACTTCTTGGTGGCTCTGGACAGCTTGCGTCTGAAAGTGTCTCCGGCCAGAAAGTACAGGATAGGATCCACGCAGCTGTTGAGGCTGGCCAGGCCGCGGGTCACCTGGTAGGTGGCGTACACGCGGTCGTTGAAGGCACACATATCCGGGCTCTGGAAGTACAGTCTCGCTCGCATGTTCAGGTTCTTCATGACGTGGAAGGGCAGGTAGGAGACGGCGAACACCGTGAGCACGATGATGACCAGGTATATGGACTTCTTCCTCAGCGGTGCGTTGTCCATGTCGTTGCAGATGAGGGCTTTGACGATGCCGCCGTAGCagctgaagatgatgatgaacgGGATGCAGAAGCCGAACACCGTCATGCACATGCTGTAGATGAAGTATCCAGGCAGCTCGTCTTCGGTCGTGTTGTGGTGGCATGTCGTTAACCCCTTCTTAGGGCCGGTCCGTGAGTAGTAAAGGATGGGAGAGATGCCGACCACGACTACGAACCAGACGAGCGCGACGGTGCGAACGGCGTTCTTCTTTTTCAGCCTCCCGAGCGATTTGAGCGGATGCACGACGCCGGAGTATCTGTGCGCGCTGATGCACGTGAGGAACAGGATGCTTCCGTAGAGATTCACATGGAAGATGAACCTCTGCAGTCTGCATAAGACGTCTCCAAAAATCCAGTCTGTTTTGTTGAAGTAGTAGAAGATGAGGAACGGTAGCGAGAGCACGTAACAAAAATCGGCCAGCGCCAGGTTGAACATGTAGACGGAGATGCTGCTCCAGGGCCTCATGTGGCACACGAACATCCATATGGCCACTCTGTTTCCGATGAAGCCTGCGATGAAGACGATGATGTAGACGATGGGGAGATAGTAAAACTGAAAGCCGGTCTTGGTTAACGAGCATCTCGCCGTGTGGTTGGAAAACTCACTCATGTTATTCATGAGCGCCGTCAGGTTACTGAACTCCTCCGTCATGATGTCAAGAATCAGCAGGTCTGCGATCTACGAGAAAACGATTAACCTACATTACTAACCCAGATATGCTCCAGAGACAAACTTTACTGTCAGAGATTATCACATGTTAAATACTTTCCACTGTTTTAAATGGTTCCAATATCCATTAGAACATCAAGGATTTCTTCTACCAAATTATATGAAAGTTTAAAgttcaaacaaaaaatgctttaataaaataaaagttaaagcaTTATgcatttgggttgtttttttcttaaaaaaaaatctaaacatatacaaatagtaaatattaatagattaatagcCAGAATTCACTATTGACTTTGAATTtcagtgaaaacagaaaaagataaaacaccataaatggaaaaatgcaagacaaatatgctttaaaaatgtaatggtaaataaagaaacataaatATCTGCAAGCAATGATTATATGGACTCATATGTGCACTTACTGCAGGGCCAAGAACTTAATAACCTTTCAGagcagcttatatatatatatatatgtataattggACACCTCACCACCCACAGTTTTGGCATATCACCAAAGAGACATAAAGTTgagtgtttacatgttttttttttttagtttcttaccGCTGCTGTTAATGGCAAATGATTGTGaattatcaaattaatatttttattttaatatgcatggTTTGAAGACAATCTGACTTGATTTAAGATTCCAAGATTTGCAGAATGATTATTAATCACATCGTTTCTAACCATTGCTTCTTCTTTTAAATACAATAGATCACGTCTGTCTCGTGTCCTGTGccatatcttaattttttttatattttacgtCACAAAGCATGTTGTTTGCCCTTGGTTTAGCAGCATCTGAGACAGTGATCCGGAGATTTGGGTGGCAGTAAATAATAGCACCGGAGAAAAGTGATTTCGCAGAACATGTTAAGTTTATAATAATGAACATATAACACTCAGCGCGTATTTCTCTACAATATGGACATGGAAatgaaaacaatacaataacaagTCATTAATTGTCTCCGCAGCAGCCATttcaacgcaaaaaaaaaaaagaaaaaaagaaaaaaagaaaaaaagaaaaaggaattgCGACATCAGCAGCTCCTTGGAGCCCAAGATCAGAGGTGTGTGTCACTCACCAGAGAGACGCTCGCTCATCCCGCGTTCCTCCAGCGCAGGATCAGATCACAGGGATGTCTGCTTCGGGACAGATCGCGGACAGAAGCGACACCGGCGAACACACGAGACTCACTCTGCCGCGAGCCACACCGACTCTGTCTGAATTCCTCAATGATTCACATGAACCGATTCGCAGCTGCGAGTGAATCACTGTGCGAGGAGTGAATCTATAAAGAGACCAAACCATAATCCATCTCGAGACATTTTAGGAAGCACATTTAGAATACAAGTGACAACATCAACTGGAATAGAGTTCCACTAAATAATACAGCGGGTTGATTGAGACATTTCCCCAGTCACCTCAGGGGCAAAAGTGTCGCAATTTACCTGCATTCACCTCATAAATAAATtcgattcaattcgattcaagttcatttgtatagcgcttttaacgATACagatcgttgcaaagcagctttacagaaaattaagtttctacaatatttagtagtagcttatcagtgatgactgtcagtttatgtgatTATGGCAGCAATGTTCgggaaaatcaattaaagacgtaaacaaacagatgaacactattaacagcaattattatatgttgcaatcaatcAAATAAACGTAAGCAAtgacatattaataaatagtaattggctatttaaataaacatttatttatttatttattcttttgcatGAATAGGGAGCCAATAATTATctgaaataacagaaaaaaatgaagccataaaattaacaaatattcataaataagcCATTAACCCTTTATTCTAAAAGAAACCAGTCGTTATAGTAAAGCTTAGTATAAATCATGGCGACATTTAATATGGGATGTTTCATACTAAATTAttctataaataacaaaaagttcTAAATGTGCAAAGTATTATATTGCAGGCCTATTCTTTTACATTTATAGCCTTTTTTTT harbors:
- the LOC109095928 gene encoding P2Y purinoceptor 1-like — its product is MTEEFSNLTALMNNMSEFSNHTARCSLTKTGFQFYYLPIVYIIVFIAGFIGNRVAIWMFVCHMRPWSSISVYMFNLALADFCYVLSLPFLIFYYFNKTDWIFGDVLCRLQRFIFHVNLYGSILFLTCISAHRYSGVVHPLKSLGRLKKKNAVRTVALVWFVVVVGISPILYYSRTGPKKGLTTCHHNTTEDELPGYFIYSMCMTVFGFCIPFIIIFSCYGGIVKALICNDMDNAPLRKKSIYLVIIVLTVFAVSYLPFHVMKNLNMRARLYFQSPDMCAFNDRVYATYQVTRGLASLNSCVDPILYFLAGDTFRRKLSRATKKSSRKGDHPLQSKSEETALSSLPESVQNGDNRD